The following proteins come from a genomic window of Pocillopora verrucosa isolate sample1 chromosome 6, ASM3666991v2, whole genome shotgun sequence:
- the LOC131793372 gene encoding protein NLRC3-like isoform X5, translated as MASATPLHPSTKETSNYAQLCCLLVKVGSLVLRDIFDRVCPSENLHAVLTNPTNHAKLKTLRKKRVLSTSHWEKLYPASKSSVSSKDFDTSLLLILLKNIWGLTLPASDRNNLPSGSDTSAGAGITRIKFFRDRVFRHAGNASVDDPTFSWYWNSIKDTFVRIGGTCYEEVIDDPTLHCMGVDLEEHYRELLREWLKDDDCVTDKLHEDKIVKKARKEGHMEDSFDISEQNSWERETVIMPGGNTPAQTGNSSPPELSVKLPELSDLPTISNPWETVELPVDILLLTVEDCEFLSCFAYLKEPFKSYHISTGPVYFGCMGDDKGKKMKIALMRCSKGPDVPGGSLSVSKDAILRLRPKAIFSVGACSGLNSKKIKLGDVVVSAKLITAAHKTTPSRDIGNLIKHVADGWKAPLQNADEYNAKVHCDGVVLSISEANRDMIRKHPEAIAVEMEGGGVYAAAHDFKTEWVVVKGIKDFADETQSSSEKWNQIACVMAASVVANILKDPVIFQDWLHFNAGDIKSYLDQMKIDVGSKSHGFDDLVAHQRETKQQGGYDPTEMINNIRQLYKTREGRLAPFPWCEDFNFSFDDIYTRLKVIYRKNTRGTATDRVVTMSEIFNRHEECEEPRVVLIEGKPGMGKTTYCKKVVFDWATGKHATGNCFTNFVTMLLIKCRDVESGIWEAIEDQLLPQEVGEDEREKFFDFIRHNQSNVLLVLDGLDEVSEKKLLMFSQIIQGRVLPNCRVVATARHEAGVKVRKYCDTLLEVEGFTREDVETFIRNYFKAQQNLAEQLIKHLSGDYKLHEILTNPLNTALVCLVYEDLKGVFPESRTKLYMEIVECVLRRYRTKQQLPENGEDLVDLYESQLKHLGWIALKGLLEDNLDFDEKELREHKASDLPGFGFLSVQPGGSKLRPTRRYSFLHKTFQEFFAAFYLRCQLIKKEISTNSIAANRKYRHELKEVLLFAFGMLVGRCEETVVNLLKSIAKQLTQEEEEDVDVILECVRECKKENKNVDEKLVTALGASLQTEAILVSSVKVDETLAVFLSNFLKSNETVTEFTLYDLSQDGASALAECVKYNKSLEILRCGCIGDDGATALGECLKYNTSLTTFDLWDNKIGDAGVAALGECLKYNTSLTTFDLWDNKIGDAGIAALGECLKYNTSLTELSLDGNEIGNDGAAALGECLKYNTSLTKLSLDENEIGYDGAAALGECLKYNTSLEWLSLDENEIGIDGAAALSECLKYNTSLTELSLDENEIGIDGAAALSECLKYNTSLTKLSLDKNEIGYDGAAALGECLKYNTSLEWLSFDKNEIGNDGAAALGECLKYNTSLTELSLDKNEIGNDGAAALGECLKYNTSLTTLFLWDNKIGDAGVAALGECLKYNTSLELLSLDENEIGIDGAAALSECLKYNTSLTKLSLDKNEIGYDGAAALGECLKYNTSLEWLSFDKNEIGNDGAAALGECLKYNTSLTELSLDKNEIGNDGAAALGECLKYNTSLTTLFLWDNKIGDAGVAALGECLKYNTSLELLSLDENEIGNDGAAALGECLKYNTSLTRLYLWDNKIGDAGVAALGESLKYNTSLELLSLNRNEIGNDGAAALGECLKYNTSLTTLNLKENKIGDAGAAALGKLELKRCPSLRIHLY; from the exons ATGGCTTCTGCCACCCCATTGCATCCTTCTACCAAGGAGACCTCTAATTATGCCCAGCTCTGTTGCCTTCTTGTTAAAGTTGGATCACTTGTGCTAAGGGATATCTTTGACCGGGTATGTCCATCAGAAAACCTTCATGCAGTTCTGACTAATCCCACAAACCATGCCAAATTGAAAACACTGCGAAAGAAGAGAGTCCTGAGTACTTCCCATTGGGAGAAACTGTATCCTGCTTCCAAATCTTCAGTTTCCTCAAAGGACTTCGACACCTCCCTACTGCTAATTCTTCTGAAGAATATCTGGGGTCTGACTCTCCCTGCCTCTGACCGGAATAACCTTCCTTCAGGATCAGACACCTCTGCAGGAGCTGGCATCACTCGCATCAAGTTTTTCAGGGACAGAGTTTTCCGTCATGCTGGTAatgcttcagttgatgatccCACTTTCAGTTGGTACTGGAACAGCATCAAAGACACCTTTGTGCGTATTGGAGGGACCTGCTATGAGGAAGTCATAGATGATCCTACACTCCACTGTATGGGTGTTGATCTTGAAGAACACTACAGAGAGCTTCTGAGAGAGTGGTTGAAAGATGATGACTGTGTCACAGACAAATTGCATGAagacaaaattgtgaaaaaggcCAGGAAGGAAGGGCACATGGAGGATTCCTTTgacatttctgaacaaaattcatGGGAGAGAG aaacaGTAATAATGCCAGGGGGAAATACACCAGCACAGACTGGCAATAGCAGCCCACCAGAGCTCAGTGTGAAACTTCCAGAGTTGAGTGATCTTCCAACAATCTCTAATCCTTGGGAAACTGTTGAGCTAcctgttgatattcttttattaacagTGGAAGACTGTGAGTTCTTAAGCTGCTTTGCCTACCTGAAGGAACCCTTTAAGAGTTACCATATCAGTACTGGCCCTGTGTACTTTGGGTGCATGGGTGAtgataaaggaaagaaaatgaaaattgcattgaTGAGGTGCTCCAAAGGTCCTGATGTTCCTGGGGGTTCTCTGTCtgtttcaaaagatgccatTTTGCGACTGAGACCCAAGGCTATTTTTTCTGTCGGTGCCTGCAGTGGTTTGAACAGCAAAAAGATCAAGTTAGGAGATGTGGTTGTTTCAGCAAAGCTTATAACAGCTGCACACAAAACTACCCCCAGCAGAGATATTGGTAACTTGATCAAACATGTGGCTGATGGGTGGAAGGCACCTTTACAAAATGCTGATGAATATAATGCCAAAGTGCACTGTGATGGAGTGGTTCTGAGTATCTCAGAGGCAAACAGAGATATGATTAGGAAACATCCTGAagcaattgcagttgaaatggaaggtgGAG gagtgTATGCAGCAGCTcatgattttaagacagaatgggtGGTCGTCAAGGGAATCAAAGACTTTGCAGATGAAACGCAGTCTTCAAGTGAGAAATGGAATCAAATTGCCTGTGTGATGGCAGCATCTGTTGTGGCCAACATTTTGAAAGATCCagtcatattccaagattggctTCACTTTAATGCAG GGGACATCAAAAGTTACCTtgatcaaatgaaaattgatgtTGGAAGCAAGAGTCACGGGTTTGACGATTTGGTGGCACatcaaagagaaacaaagcaGCAAG GTGGATATGACCCAACTGAAATGATTAATAACATTCGTCAACTCTACAAAACTCGGGAAGGTCGGCTGGCACCGTTTCCCTGGTGTGAAGACTTTAACTTCTCCTTTGACGACATCTACACCAGACTTAAAGTCATCTACAGAAAGAACACGAGAGGAACCGCAACAGACCGAGTTGTCACGATGTCTGAAATCTTCAACCGGCACGAGGAATGTGAAGAACCAAGAGTAGTGTTAATTGAAGGGAAGCCTGGTATGGGAAAGACCACTTACtgtaaaaaagttgttttcgaCTGGGCCACAGGAAAACACGCAACCGGAAATTGCTTCACAAACTTCGTCACAATGCTTTTGATCAAATGTCGTGATGTTGAGTCTGGCATTTGGGAGGCCATTGAAGATCAACTTCTGCCTCAAGAAGTTGGTGAAGACGAACGAGAGAAGTTCTTCGACTTCATTCGCCACAATCAATCTAATGTTCTTCTGGTACTCGATGGATTGGATGAAGTTTCTGAGAAGAAGCTACTTATGTTTTCACAAATTATTCAAGGCCGAGTACTGCCAAACTGTCGCGTGGTTGCTACGGCACGACACGAAGCTGGAGTCAAAGTTCGAAAATACTGCGACACGCTGCTGGAGGTTGAGGGATTTACTAGAGAAGATGTAGAAACCTTCATCAGAAATTACTTTAAAGCACAACAAAACTTGGCCGAGCAGCTTATCAAACACCTGTCTGGTGATTACAAGTTACATGAAATATTGACGAATCCTCTCAACACTGCGCTTGTTTGCCTGGTCTATGAAGATTTGAAAGGTGTATTTCCTGAAAGCAGAACGAAGCTGTACATGGAAATAGTGGAGTGTGTACTAAGAAGGTACAGAACAAAGCAGCAACTGCCAGAAAATGGTGAAGACCTTGTTGACCTTTACGAAAGCCAGTTGAAACACCTTGGTTGGATAGCTTTGAAAGGTTTACTTGAAGACAACTTGGATTTTGACGAGAAGGAGCTTAGAGAACATAAAGCAAGCGATTTACCTGgatttggatttctgtcagttcaGCCTGGAGGCAGTAAACTAAGACCAACTAGACGTTATAGCTTTCTTCACAAGACTTTCCAAGAATTCTTCGCAGCATTCTATCTACGTTGTCAGCTTATCAAGAAAGAAATCAGCACGAACAGCATAGCTGCTAACAGGAAATATCGCCATGAGCTGAAAGAAGTGCTTCTGTTTGCATTTGGTATGCTAGTAGGACGATGCGAGGAAACAGTGGTGAACCTTCTGAAAAGCATAGCAAAACAGTTAACccaggaagaagaggaagacgTGGACGTTATATTAGAGTGTGTTAGAGAATgcaaaaaggagaacaaaaatgttgatgaaaaattgGTTACCGCTCTTGGCGCTTCTCTTCAAACTGAAGCTATTTTAGTTTCAAGTGTAAAAGTGGATGAAACTCTAGCTGTCTTTTTAAGCAACTTTCTGAAATCAAATGAAACTGTGACAGAGTTCACATTGTACGACTTGTCGCAAGATGGGGCTTCCGCTCTGGCAGAGTGtgtgaaatataacaaatcgctggAAATATTGCGTTGTGGATgtattggtgatgatggtgctacggctctgggtgagtgtttgaaatataatacatcgctgacaacgtttGATTTGTGGGacaataaaattggtgatgctggtgttgctgctctgggtgagtgtttgaaatataatacatcgctgacaacgtttGATTTGTGGGacaataaaattggtgatgctggtattgctgctctgggtgagtgtttgaaatataatacatcgctaACAGAGTTGAGTTTGGATGGCAATGAAATTGgcaatgatggtgctgctgctctgggtgagtgtttgaaatataatacatcgctgacaaagTTGAGTttggatgaaaatgaaattggctatgatggtgctgctgctctgggtgagtgtttgaaatataatacatcgtTGGAATGGTTGAGTttggatgaaaatgaaattggcattgatggtgctgctgctctgagtgagtgtttgaaatataatacatcgctgacagaGTTGAGTttggatgaaaatgaaattggcattgatggtgctgctgctctgagtgagtgtttgaaatataatacatcgctgacaaagTTGAGTTtggataaaaatgaaattggctatgatggtgctgctgctctgggtgagtgtttgaaatataatacatcgctggAATGGTTGAGTTTCGATAAAAATGAAATTGgcaatgatggtgctgctgctctgggtgagtgtttgaaatataatacatcgctgacagaGTTGAGTTtggataaaaatgaaattggcaatgatggtgctgctgctctgggtgagtgtttgaaatataatacatcgctgacaacgttgttTTTGTGGGacaataaaattggtgatgctggtgttgctgctctgggtgagtgtttgaaatataatacatcgctggAATTGTTGAGTttggatgaaaatgaaattggcattgatggtgctgctgctctgagtgagtgtttgaaatataatacatcgctgacaaagTTGAGTTtggataaaaatgaaattggctatgatggtgctgctgctctgggtgagtgtttgaaatataatacatcgctggAATGGTTGAGTTTCGATAAAAATGAAATTGgcaatgatggtgctgctgctctgggtgagtgtttgaaatataatacatcgctgacagaGTTGAGTTtggataaaaatgaaattggcaatgatggtgctgctgctctgggtgagtgtttgaaatataatacatcgctgacaacgttgttTTTGTGGGacaataaaattggtgatgctggtgttgctgctctgggtgagtgtttgaaatataatacatcgctggAATTGTTGAGTttggatgaaaatgaaattggcaatgatggtgctgctgctctcggtgagtgtttgaaatataatacatcgctgacaagGTTGTATTTGTGGGacaataaaattggtgatgctggtgttgctgctctgggtgagtctttgaaatataatacatcgctggAATTGTTGAGTTTGAATAGAAATGAAATTGGCAATGATGGTGCcgctgctctgggtgagtgtttgaaatataatacatcgctgacaacgttgaatttgaaggaaaataaaattggtgatgctggtgctgctgctctgggtaAGCTGGAGCTCAAGAGGTGTCCATCTCTGAGAATACACTTGTATTAA
- the LOC131793372 gene encoding protein NLRC3-like isoform X6 codes for MASATPLHPSTKETSNYAQLCCLLVKVGSLVLRDIFDRVCPSENLHAVLTNPTNHAKLKTLRKKRVLSTSHWEKLYPASKSSVSSKDFDTSLLLILLKNIWGLTLPASDRNNLPSGSDTSAGAGITRIKFFRDRVFRHAGNASVDDPTFSWYWNSIKDTFVRIGGTCYEEVIDDPTLHCMGVDLEEHYRELLREWLKDDDCVTDKLHEDKIVKKARKEGHMEDSFDISEQNSWERETVIMPGGNTPAQTGNSSPPELSVKLPELSDLPTISNPWETVELPVDILLLTVEDCEFLSCFAYLKEPFKSYHISTGPVYFGCMGDDKGKKMKIALMRCSKGPDVPGGSLSVSKDAILRLRPKAIFSVGACSGLNSKKIKLGDVVVSAKLITAAHKTTPSRDIGNLIKHVADGWKAPLQNADEYNAKVHCDGVVLSISEANRDMIRKHPEAIAVEMEGGGVYAAAHDFKTEWVVVKGIKDFADETQSSSEKWNQIACVMAASVVANILKDPVIFQDWLHFNAGGYDPTEMINNIRQLYKTREGRLAPFPWCEDFNFSFDDIYTRLKVIYRKNTRGTATDRVVTMSEIFNRHEECEEPRVVLIEGKPGMGKTTYCKKVVFDWATGKHATGNCFTNFVTMLLIKCRDVESGIWEAIEDQLLPQEVGEDEREKFFDFIRHNQSNVLLVLDGLDEVSEKKLLMFSQIIQGRVLPNCRVVATARHEAGVKVRKYCDTLLEVEGFTREDVETFIRNYFKAQQNLAEQLIKHLSGDYKLHEILTNPLNTALVCLVYEDLKGVFPESRTKLYMEIVECVLRRYRTKQQLPENGEDLVDLYESQLKHLGWIALKGLLEDNLDFDEKELREHKASDLPGFGFLSVQPGGSKLRPTRRYSFLHKTFQEFFAAFYLRCQLIKKEISTNSIAANRKYRHELKEVLLFAFGMLVGRCEETVVNLLKSIAKQLTQEEEEDVDVILECVRECKKENKNVDEKLVTALGASLQTEAILVSSVKVDETLAVFLSNFLKSNETVTEFTLYDLSQDGASALAECVKYNKSLEILRCGCIGDDGATALGECLKYNTSLTTFDLWDNKIGDAGVAALGECLKYNTSLTTFDLWDNKIGDAGIAALGECLKYNTSLTELSLDGNEIGNDGAAALGECLKYNTSLTKLSLDENEIGYDGAAALGECLKYNTSLEWLSLDENEIGIDGAAALSECLKYNTSLTELSLDENEIGIDGAAALSECLKYNTSLTKLSLDKNEIGYDGAAALGECLKYNTSLEWLSFDKNEIGNDGAAALGECLKYNTSLTELSLDKNEIGNDGAAALGECLKYNTSLTTLFLWDNKIGDAGVAALGECLKYNTSLELLSLDENEIGIDGAAALSECLKYNTSLTKLSLDKNEIGYDGAAALGECLKYNTSLEWLSFDKNEIGNDGAAALGECLKYNTSLTELSLDKNEIGNDGAAALGECLKYNTSLTTLFLWDNKIGDAGVAALGECLKYNTSLELLSLDENEIGNDGAAALGECLKYNTSLTRLYLWDNKIGDAGVAALGESLKYNTSLELLSLNRNEIGNDGAAALGECLKYNTSLTTLNLKENKIGDAGAAALGKLELKRCPSLRIHLY; via the exons ATGGCTTCTGCCACCCCATTGCATCCTTCTACCAAGGAGACCTCTAATTATGCCCAGCTCTGTTGCCTTCTTGTTAAAGTTGGATCACTTGTGCTAAGGGATATCTTTGACCGGGTATGTCCATCAGAAAACCTTCATGCAGTTCTGACTAATCCCACAAACCATGCCAAATTGAAAACACTGCGAAAGAAGAGAGTCCTGAGTACTTCCCATTGGGAGAAACTGTATCCTGCTTCCAAATCTTCAGTTTCCTCAAAGGACTTCGACACCTCCCTACTGCTAATTCTTCTGAAGAATATCTGGGGTCTGACTCTCCCTGCCTCTGACCGGAATAACCTTCCTTCAGGATCAGACACCTCTGCAGGAGCTGGCATCACTCGCATCAAGTTTTTCAGGGACAGAGTTTTCCGTCATGCTGGTAatgcttcagttgatgatccCACTTTCAGTTGGTACTGGAACAGCATCAAAGACACCTTTGTGCGTATTGGAGGGACCTGCTATGAGGAAGTCATAGATGATCCTACACTCCACTGTATGGGTGTTGATCTTGAAGAACACTACAGAGAGCTTCTGAGAGAGTGGTTGAAAGATGATGACTGTGTCACAGACAAATTGCATGAagacaaaattgtgaaaaaggcCAGGAAGGAAGGGCACATGGAGGATTCCTTTgacatttctgaacaaaattcatGGGAGAGAG aaacaGTAATAATGCCAGGGGGAAATACACCAGCACAGACTGGCAATAGCAGCCCACCAGAGCTCAGTGTGAAACTTCCAGAGTTGAGTGATCTTCCAACAATCTCTAATCCTTGGGAAACTGTTGAGCTAcctgttgatattcttttattaacagTGGAAGACTGTGAGTTCTTAAGCTGCTTTGCCTACCTGAAGGAACCCTTTAAGAGTTACCATATCAGTACTGGCCCTGTGTACTTTGGGTGCATGGGTGAtgataaaggaaagaaaatgaaaattgcattgaTGAGGTGCTCCAAAGGTCCTGATGTTCCTGGGGGTTCTCTGTCtgtttcaaaagatgccatTTTGCGACTGAGACCCAAGGCTATTTTTTCTGTCGGTGCCTGCAGTGGTTTGAACAGCAAAAAGATCAAGTTAGGAGATGTGGTTGTTTCAGCAAAGCTTATAACAGCTGCACACAAAACTACCCCCAGCAGAGATATTGGTAACTTGATCAAACATGTGGCTGATGGGTGGAAGGCACCTTTACAAAATGCTGATGAATATAATGCCAAAGTGCACTGTGATGGAGTGGTTCTGAGTATCTCAGAGGCAAACAGAGATATGATTAGGAAACATCCTGAagcaattgcagttgaaatggaaggtgGAG gagtgTATGCAGCAGCTcatgattttaagacagaatgggtGGTCGTCAAGGGAATCAAAGACTTTGCAGATGAAACGCAGTCTTCAAGTGAGAAATGGAATCAAATTGCCTGTGTGATGGCAGCATCTGTTGTGGCCAACATTTTGAAAGATCCagtcatattccaagattggctTCACTTTAATGCAG GTGGATATGACCCAACTGAAATGATTAATAACATTCGTCAACTCTACAAAACTCGGGAAGGTCGGCTGGCACCGTTTCCCTGGTGTGAAGACTTTAACTTCTCCTTTGACGACATCTACACCAGACTTAAAGTCATCTACAGAAAGAACACGAGAGGAACCGCAACAGACCGAGTTGTCACGATGTCTGAAATCTTCAACCGGCACGAGGAATGTGAAGAACCAAGAGTAGTGTTAATTGAAGGGAAGCCTGGTATGGGAAAGACCACTTACtgtaaaaaagttgttttcgaCTGGGCCACAGGAAAACACGCAACCGGAAATTGCTTCACAAACTTCGTCACAATGCTTTTGATCAAATGTCGTGATGTTGAGTCTGGCATTTGGGAGGCCATTGAAGATCAACTTCTGCCTCAAGAAGTTGGTGAAGACGAACGAGAGAAGTTCTTCGACTTCATTCGCCACAATCAATCTAATGTTCTTCTGGTACTCGATGGATTGGATGAAGTTTCTGAGAAGAAGCTACTTATGTTTTCACAAATTATTCAAGGCCGAGTACTGCCAAACTGTCGCGTGGTTGCTACGGCACGACACGAAGCTGGAGTCAAAGTTCGAAAATACTGCGACACGCTGCTGGAGGTTGAGGGATTTACTAGAGAAGATGTAGAAACCTTCATCAGAAATTACTTTAAAGCACAACAAAACTTGGCCGAGCAGCTTATCAAACACCTGTCTGGTGATTACAAGTTACATGAAATATTGACGAATCCTCTCAACACTGCGCTTGTTTGCCTGGTCTATGAAGATTTGAAAGGTGTATTTCCTGAAAGCAGAACGAAGCTGTACATGGAAATAGTGGAGTGTGTACTAAGAAGGTACAGAACAAAGCAGCAACTGCCAGAAAATGGTGAAGACCTTGTTGACCTTTACGAAAGCCAGTTGAAACACCTTGGTTGGATAGCTTTGAAAGGTTTACTTGAAGACAACTTGGATTTTGACGAGAAGGAGCTTAGAGAACATAAAGCAAGCGATTTACCTGgatttggatttctgtcagttcaGCCTGGAGGCAGTAAACTAAGACCAACTAGACGTTATAGCTTTCTTCACAAGACTTTCCAAGAATTCTTCGCAGCATTCTATCTACGTTGTCAGCTTATCAAGAAAGAAATCAGCACGAACAGCATAGCTGCTAACAGGAAATATCGCCATGAGCTGAAAGAAGTGCTTCTGTTTGCATTTGGTATGCTAGTAGGACGATGCGAGGAAACAGTGGTGAACCTTCTGAAAAGCATAGCAAAACAGTTAACccaggaagaagaggaagacgTGGACGTTATATTAGAGTGTGTTAGAGAATgcaaaaaggagaacaaaaatgttgatgaaaaattgGTTACCGCTCTTGGCGCTTCTCTTCAAACTGAAGCTATTTTAGTTTCAAGTGTAAAAGTGGATGAAACTCTAGCTGTCTTTTTAAGCAACTTTCTGAAATCAAATGAAACTGTGACAGAGTTCACATTGTACGACTTGTCGCAAGATGGGGCTTCCGCTCTGGCAGAGTGtgtgaaatataacaaatcgctggAAATATTGCGTTGTGGATgtattggtgatgatggtgctacggctctgggtgagtgtttgaaatataatacatcgctgacaacgtttGATTTGTGGGacaataaaattggtgatgctggtgttgctgctctgggtgagtgtttgaaatataatacatcgctgacaacgtttGATTTGTGGGacaataaaattggtgatgctggtattgctgctctgggtgagtgtttgaaatataatacatcgctaACAGAGTTGAGTTTGGATGGCAATGAAATTGgcaatgatggtgctgctgctctgggtgagtgtttgaaatataatacatcgctgacaaagTTGAGTttggatgaaaatgaaattggctatgatggtgctgctgctctgggtgagtgtttgaaatataatacatcgtTGGAATGGTTGAGTttggatgaaaatgaaattggcattgatggtgctgctgctctgagtgagtgtttgaaatataatacatcgctgacagaGTTGAGTttggatgaaaatgaaattggcattgatggtgctgctgctctgagtgagtgtttgaaatataatacatcgctgacaaagTTGAGTTtggataaaaatgaaattggctatgatggtgctgctgctctgggtgagtgtttgaaatataatacatcgctggAATGGTTGAGTTTCGATAAAAATGAAATTGgcaatgatggtgctgctgctctgggtgagtgtttgaaatataatacatcgctgacagaGTTGAGTTtggataaaaatgaaattggcaatgatggtgctgctgctctgggtgagtgtttgaaatataatacatcgctgacaacgttgttTTTGTGGGacaataaaattggtgatgctggtgttgctgctctgggtgagtgtttgaaatataatacatcgctggAATTGTTGAGTttggatgaaaatgaaattggcattgatggtgctgctgctctgagtgagtgtttgaaatataatacatcgctgacaaagTTGAGTTtggataaaaatgaaattggctatgatggtgctgctgctctgggtgagtgtttgaaatataatacatcgctggAATGGTTGAGTTTCGATAAAAATGAAATTGgcaatgatggtgctgctgctctgggtgagtgtttgaaatataatacatcgctgacagaGTTGAGTTtggataaaaatgaaattggcaatgatggtgctgctgctctgggtgagtgtttgaaatataatacatcgctgacaacgttgttTTTGTGGGacaataaaattggtgatgctggtgttgctgctctgggtgagtgtttgaaatataatacatcgctggAATTGTTGAGTttggatgaaaatgaaattggcaatgatggtgctgctgctctcggtgagtgtttgaaatataatacatcgctgacaagGTTGTATTTGTGGGacaataaaattggtgatgctggtgttgctgctctgggtgagtctttgaaatataatacatcgctggAATTGTTGAGTTTGAATAGAAATGAAATTGGCAATGATGGTGCcgctgctctgggtgagtgtttgaaatataatacatcgctgacaacgttgaatttgaaggaaaataaaattggtgatgctggtgctgctgctctgggtaAGCTGGAGCTCAAGAGGTGTCCATCTCTGAGAATACACTTGTATTAA